The Oryza glaberrima chromosome 9, OglaRS2, whole genome shotgun sequence genome includes a window with the following:
- the LOC127784029 gene encoding uncharacterized protein LOC127784029, with product MDVTFVCAGEESFKMEVGFFDTVHDIKQKLQSRRGWPAAAVSLFHNGDALADAGGGEAAGGGAERYGIVEGSVIHVELGVGVAGRQQQLQQNEHKGRSKRRDDGGGAAAVRVNVVSRCGRGRAEVAVGARRAVAALRRELEERAFPLPRDGAYFFIHRQSVMDESRSFEWHGVAAGDEVVVFEGSVTRPPTY from the coding sequence ATGGATGTGACCTTCGTGTGCGCGGGGGAGGAGAGCTTCAAGATGGAGGTGGGCTTCTTCGACACCGTCCATGACATCAAGCAGAAGCTCCAGAGCCGCAGGGGGtggcccgccgccgcggtgtcGCTGTTCCACAACGGCGACGCGCTGGCggacgctggcggcggcgaggccgccggcggcggtgcagaGCGGTACGGCATCGTGGAGGGCTCCGTCATCCACGTcgagctcggcgtcggcgtcgccggcaggcagcagcagctgcagcagaacGAACACAAGGGCAGGAGCAAGAggcgggacgacggcggcggcgcggcggcggtgcgcgtgAACGTGGTGTCGCGGTGCGGGCGGGGGCGGGCGGAGGTCGCggtgggcgcgcggcgcgcggtggcggcgctgcggcgggaGCTGGAGGAGCGGGCGTTCCCGCTGCCGCGCGACGGCGCCTACTTCTTCATCCACCGGCAGAGCGTGATGGACGAGTCCCGGTCGTTCGAGTGGCACGGCGTGGCCGCCGGTGACGAGGTCGTCGTCTTCGAAGGCTCGGTGACCAGACCCCCGACCTACTAG
- the LOC127784795 gene encoding probable WRKY transcription factor 2, whose product MASSSDHGSLMEDWMPPPTPSPRTLMSSFLNEDFVSGSFSNIFSDHESNKPQDQFERSRELVDLSKEVPSQSARPAFQRDASLDHSLVSPTQRSNSHGGLAERRAARAGFSVPKIDTSRGGSSTVIRSPVAIPPGLSPTTLLESPVFLYNAMAQPSPTTGTLPFLMASNAKSTIPSATKMDEDCTFGNDTFSFQPHVGLRRPNFSAAEKGPNACHQNQSLSNIHQRESSLQSSFTAVKDITDEKNIKTKTSDSMFGDNHSSDEQDDETNQNGENSMPPPNHRSGVPLSHTNDPEVNVLENRGSQTCHNSASLWDNAKNDCLQDVQSEVIETRTAACLPVSTNCDTSIMESQDAVDVSSTLSNEEDDRATHGTASIECNGDGDETDSKRRKLDALTAATAAITTTSNIDMGAAASRGVREPRVVVQTTSEVDILDDGYRWRKYGQKVVKGNPNPRSYYKCTHQGCSVRKHVERASHDLKSVITTYEGKHNHEVPAARNSGHGSSGSGNAPSAPQSNGSQRRQEQGQASFSQFGGAAPFSSLVLPPRNQFGPSASNFPFGMVPPGMAIPMPSLGSLAPAKMAGHPSTMQGYQGLMIPEGEMKTEPMSQLGFPAVNQSSSSFQQMMNRPPSFGPQM is encoded by the exons ATGGCCAGCAGTAGCGACCATGGATCCCTCATGGAGGACTGGATGCCACCACCCACACCCAGCCCGAGAACACTCATGTCAAGCTTCTTGAATGAAGATTTTGTCTCTGGTTCATTTTCCAATATTTTCAGTGATCATGAGAGCAACAAACCCCAGGATCAGTTTGAGAGAAGCAGAGAGCTTGTGGATTTGAGTAAGGAAGTGCCTTCCCAATCCGCAAGACCCGCATTCCAGAGGGATGCTTCCCTGGATCATAGCTTGGTCAGTCCTACACAGAGATCAAACTCGCATGGTGGTTTGGCAGAGCGCAGGGCTGCGAGGGCTGGTTTCAGTGTCCCGAAAATCGATACATCCCGTGGTGGTTCGTCCACAGTAATTCGATCGCCCGTGGCAATTCCACCAGGTCTTAGTCCAACAACACTTCTCGAGTCACCGGTTTTCCTTTACAACGCAATG GCACAGCCTTCTCCAACCACTGGCACACTGCCATTTTTGATGGCTTCAAATGCTAAGTCAACAATACCGTCAGCTACCAAGATGGACGAAGATTGCACATTTGGCAATGACACTTTCTCCTTCCAACCGCATGTAGGGTTGAGACGGCCAAATTTCTCCGCTGCAGAAAAG GGTCCCAATGCTTGTCACCAAAACCAATCGCTGTCGAATATCCATCAGCGGGAATCCAGTCTTCAGTCAAGCTTTACTGCAGTCAAAGATATCACTGatgaaaaaaacattaaaacaaAGACATCTGACTCCATGTTTGGTGATAACCACTCTTCTGATGAACAAGATGATGAGACTAACCAAAATGGAGAAAACTCTATGCCACCTCCGAACCACCGTTCAGGTGTCCCTCTGTCACATACCAATGATCCAGAAGTGAATGTCCTAGAGAACCGCGGTTCACAGACATGCCATAACTCTGCATCCTTGTGGGACAATGCCAAAAATGACTGCCTTCAAGATGTTCAAAGTGAAGTTATTGAAACAAGAACAGCTGCTTGTCTTCCAGTATCAACCAATTGTGATACATCTATCATGGAGTCCCAAGATGCAGTTGATGTGTCGTCAACACTATCTAATGAGGAGGATGATAGGGCAACGCATGGCACGGCTTCTATAGAGTGCAACGGGGATGGAGATGAGACTGATTCCAAGAGAAG GAAGCTGGATGCTTTGACAGCTGCAACTGCTGCTATTACCACCACCAGTAACATTGACATGGGAGCTGCGGCATCGAGAGGTGTCCGGGAGCCTCGTGTTGTTGTTCAGACAACAAGTGAGGTTGACATCCTTGATGACGGTTACCGCTGGCGCAAGTATGGACAGAAGGTTGTTAAAGGAAATCCAAACCCAAG GAGCTATTACAAATGTACGCACCAAGGGTGTTCGGTGCGCAAGCACGTGGAGAGAGCATCGCATGATCTAAAATCCGTCATCACGACGTACGAGGGGAAGCACAACCATGAAGTTCCAGCTGCCAGAAATAGTGGACATGGGAGCTCTGGATCTGGAAACGCTCCATCTGCACCGCAATCTAACGGCTCTCAGCGCAGGCAAGAACAAGGGCAAGCCAGCTTCAGCCAGTTTGGTGGCGCGGCTCCCTTCAGCTCCTTAGTTCTCCCACCAAGAAACCAATTTGGACCATCGGCGAGCAATTTCCCCTTTGGGATGGTCCCGCCAGGCATGGCGATTCCCATGCCATCTCTAGGGTCTCTTGCTCCAGCAAAGATGGCTGGTCATCCATCCACCATGCAGGGCTACCAGGGGCTCATGATTCCGGAAGGAGAGATGAAGACAGAGCCCATGTCGCAGCTCGGCTTCCCCGCGGTAAACCAATCTTCATCATCCTTCCAACAGATGATGAACAGGCCTCCATCATTTGGACCTCAGatgtaa
- the LOC127785183 gene encoding uncharacterized protein LOC127785183 produces MEGEEKVSPFLDVPKDIPIATKSLTIKTTNTNGGRGGGDWSNPISPAISFSPYLNSPSPPSSAFVSALQSPYVSPRLADPPPPQQPQPQTPRQRQHRETKASDVAAAAASTPTSCTDVSHSEDTDAPSASRGGGGGAPPRGSFTFPVPRVSFTRGMVASPMSTTKLRSCDVYIGFHGGAGAGAGAALTRFCKWLKSELELQGIASFMADRARYSDVQSHEVADRIICSVTFGVVVVTMASFLNPFSLEEIRFFAQKRNLVPILFDTEVLDIAGLFDDDKFEGNKEGVEAFEGLMRCHEFKLETDESNWRGCVSRTAAVLQSKLGRRCIGEKESHGVECLPFPRNKHFVGREKELSEIEGMFFGRADDAGEDFGCPRGAMTTGESSVGASDGFADEDSDTVRTSNGRFISLDLRKCKQPMLEAFVDPVIGKFSGKGRSILRQRSKNKKSRFRCSSKSHGNAGVICINGVSGIGKTELALEFAYRYSQRYKMVLWIGGEARYLRQNILNLSMYLGLDISAEAEKERGRIRSFEEQEHDAFQRVKRELFRDVPYLLIIDNIDNERDWWEGKDLHDFIPRNTGASHVIVTTRLPVVMNIEPMQLLQLSFPEAVILMKRKMKEDYPSEEIEVLRKFDERLGGPSFGLWIVSSLLSELMIAPSTLFEAVDQISLSDTMLALGANDESLWQNNLFLIKVLVFCFALMDRVKGGSLALRMITAGSWLAPAPMSSTLLAAMASKLPTKANSIQLWGESLKTALLCGTHCFLAPQAKKAEVESSLLLVKLGLARRTTHHPGFWIQFHPIMQLFGKIRGGLAPATAAVSGVIRSRNISVYSDHMWASAFLVFGFKSEPPVVQLKPGDMVLFIKKMALPLAIQAFMTFSRCGSALELLKVCTNILEDAEKSLASRIQDLKQGPLCWKKKLQTNSHADEFIWQEVTLLKATLLETRAKLLMRGGLFDSGEELCRTCISIRTVMLGHDHSQTLAAQETLAKLVRYRSKI; encoded by the coding sequence ATGGAGGGAGAAGAAAAAGTTTCACCATTTCTTGATGTGCCCAAGGATATCCCCATTGCCACCAAGTCCCTCACCATCAAGACGACGAACACCAatggcgggcgcggcggcggcgactggtcGAACCCCATCtcgccggccatctccttcTCGCCGTACCTcaactcgccgtcgccgccgtcctccgcgttCGTCTCCGCGCTGCAGTCACCCTACGTCTCCCCTCGCCTcgccgacccgccgccgccgcagcagccgcagccgcagacGCCGCGACAGCGGCAGCATCGGGAGACCAAGGCGTCCGatgtcgccgcggccgccgcgtcgacgccgacgtcgtGCACCGACGTGTCCCACTCGGAGGACACCGACGCGCCGAGcgcctcccgcggcggcggcggcggcgcgccgccgcgcgggtcGTTCACCTTCCCGGTGCCGCGCGTCTCGTTCACCCGGGGCATGGTGGCGTCGCCCATGTCCACCACCAAGCTCCGGAGCTGCGACGTCTACATCGGCTTccatggcggcgcgggcgcgggcgcgggcgcggcgctcACCAGGTTCTGCAAGTGGCTCAAATCCGAGCTCGAGCTCCAGGGCATCGCCTCGTTCATGGCGGACCGGGCAAGGTACTCCGACGTGCAGAGCCACGAGGTCGCAGACCGGATCATCTGCTCGGTGACCTTCGGCGTCGTGGTGGTCACCATGGCCAGCTTCCTCAACCCGTTCAGCCTCGAGGAGATCCGGTTCTTTGCTCAGAAGAGGAACCTGGTGCCCATCCTGTTCGACACCGAGGTGCTCGACATTGCCGGGCTGTTCGATGATGACAAATTCGAAGGTAACAAGGAAGGTGTGGAAGCATTTGAGGGGCTAATGCGATGTCATGAGTTCAAGCTCGAGACTGATGAGAGCAACTGGAGAGGTTGTGTGTCAAGAACAGCAGCCGTGCTGCAATCGAAGCTCGGCCGAAGGTGCATTGGTGAGAAGGAGAGCCATGGTGTTGAGTGCCTGCCATTTCCGCGGAACAAGCATTTTGTTGGAAGGGAGAAGGAGCTCTCTGAGATTGAGGGCATGTTCTTCGGGCGCGCAGACGATGCCGGAGAAGATTTCGGGTGCCCAAGAGGTGCCATGACTACTGGTGAATCAAGCGTTGGTGCTTCAGATGGTTTTGCTGATGAGGATAGTGACACCGTGAGGACATCCAATGGCAGGTTCATCAGCTTGGATTTGCGCAAGTGCAAGCAACCTATGTTAGAGGCATTTGTTGATCCTGTCATAGGGAAGTTCTCGGGTAAAGGGAGAAGCATTCTGAGGCAGAGATCAAAGAACAAGAAGTCAAGATTCAGGTGTAGCAGCAAGAGCCATGGCAATGCCGGTGTGATCTGCATCAATGGCGTTTCGGGCATCGGCAAGACGGAGCTTGCATTGGAGTTTGCGTACCGATACTCGCAACGATACAAGATGGTGTTGTGGATTGGAGGTGAGGCCAGGTACTTGAGGCAGAATATACTGAATTTGTCGATGTATTTGGGATTGGACATCAGTGCTGAGGCTGAGAAGGAGAGGGGCAGGATCAGGAGCTTCGAGGAGCAAGAACATGATGCATTTCAAAGGGTGAAGCGAGAACTTTTCAGGGATGTTCCTTACCTTCTTATCATCGACAACATCGACAATGAGAGGGATTGGTGGGAAGGGAAGGACCTTCATGACTTCATACCTAGGAACACTGGAGCAAGCCATGTCATTGTGACAACACGACTACCCGTTGTGATGAACATTGAACCAATGCAGCTTCTGCAGCTCTCATTTCCTGAAGCTGTGATCCTGATGAAGAGGAAAATGAAGGAGGACTACCCTTCCGAGGAAATTGAAGTTCTTCGAAAATTCGATGAGCGGTTGGGCGGACCGAGCTTTGGCTTGTGGATTGTCAGTTCTCTGTTGTCCGAGTTGATGATTGCTCCTTCTACGCTGTTTGAGGCTGTTGACCAGATATCGTTGAGCGATACCATGCTCGCTCTTGGTGCCAATGATGAAAGCTTATGGCAGAACAATTTGTTCCTGATTAAGGTACTAGTCTTCTGCTTTGCATTGATGGACAGGGTGAAAGGGGGTAGCCTTGCCTTGAGAATGATCACTGCTGGTTCATGGTTAGCTCCAGCTCCCATGTCATCAACCCTACTAGCTGCCATGGCCAGCAAGCTACCAACAAAAGCCAATAGCATTCAGTTGTGGGGTGAATCCCTCAAGACGGCATTGTTATGCGGCACACACTGCTTCCTAGCTCCACAAGCAAAGAAGGCTGAGGTGGAGTCATCCCTCTTACTAGTAAAACTCGGCTTGGCACGAAGAACAACGCATCACCCGGGCTTCTGGATCCAGTTTCACCCAATCATGCAGCTGTTTGGCAAGATCAGGGGTGGTTTGGCACCTGCAACTGCAGCTGTATCAGGTGTCATAAGGTCTAGAAACATATCTGTGTACTCAGACCACATGTGGGCTAGTGCGTTTCTTGTGTTCGGCTTCAAGTCTGAACCACCTGTTGTTCAGCTCAAGCCGGGTGACATGGTGCTCTTCATCAAGAAGATGGCGCTGCCCCTCGCAATCCAAGCCTTCATGACATTCTCTCGGTGTGGTTCAGCATTGGAGCTTCTTAAGGTGTGCACCAACATCCTCGAGGACGCAGAGAAGTCGCTCGCATCGCGGATACAGGACTTGAAGCAGGGGCCATTGTGCTGGAAGAAGAAGCTGCAGACGAACAGCCATGCCGATGAGTTCATCTGGCAAGAGGTGACACTGCTCAAGGCAACGCTGCTCGAGACAAGGGCGAAGCTGCTGATGCGAGGCGGGTTATTCGACAGCGGCGAGGAGCTCTGTAGAACCTGCATCAGCATCAGGACTGTCATGCTTGGGCATGACCATTCCCAGACACTGGCTGCTCAGGAGACATTGGCAAAGCTGGTTAGATACAGGAGTAAAATCTGA